Genomic segment of Malus domestica chromosome 15, GDT2T_hap1:
CCACAGGGTACTGGGTCCGTTTCTGGGGCTGCCGCTCCACGTTGTTCTTGGAGACCGGGATATCGGAGAATGCGATGAGCTGAGTGCGGAGTCGGTGAGTTGGGTTTCGAGGAGGTTGCCGGGTCTGGACTCCGCCGGCTGCGGAGCTTTCGAAATCGGAAATGTGAGCTTTGTGTCGCTTAGTGCGGTGGCGTTGCTTTGTGGGAACAATGAGCTGAGGTTCAGTGTCGAGAAGGTGGTGGAGAGAGAAAGCATGGATTTTCagatggagagggagagagtgaatGAGGGAGGGGATGAAAACGACCGATTAGGAAAGAGGGTTTATGAGTTTGGGTGGAGAGAGAATGCTATGTCATCTGGGTCCGGTCCTGTGCTCTTGCTTCACTTCCCATTAAACCGGAATGTGAATGCCGCTAACAATGGTGGGAGTTCAAGCATATTGGATGGCAGGTGGGTGCAAtccatttgtttttgtttcagtATCGGTttatgagaaagagagcaatcagtcagcacttggaatcaagcttccagccaagaactgactgcctggaaccccttacctgattacttacctggcattgctctcgagtactcatgttcaacatcttatgtttccagggaagattccgcatctgcttgaggaacagatagggcaagtgcgaaggatacaaggaagcatgtggagacaagcgtaacagcacacgtgccgatacatccattactctgtcaaaagcaaaagtatcccatatcagcagggcggaacgtactctagatttgatggacttgttttgaccctcaaattcttcagtcggccttatactctggaggaaaccagaaaaccctccagctcagttcaagaataagcctgtggaaagttacttcttcaaaagcaaaagtatctcatatcatctcttctcatttttcctctctttatccttcatgctgctgcaagatggggagaaggtgaacaatcagtcggagctctgattgcttaccttgtctgtcacctctttcagcagaccccctagctcggcgacttgggggactcctactacatggtttgtatcgcgcttgaccaagcctgaaactacaagtaagcttcaagtgaaattgatacattaccttgtgcatctccaccagttaaagataccacccctggatggaggaagagtacttccagagaagatgccacatctacctatgagacagataaggcaagtcaagacgacaccacactccgatacttagaagtttcgtgattacgagatcattctcccacaatatttcctaatgtcatttgtactaaatcattcacttgtactcactaaaggagagcttgaacctatgtacttgtgtaaacccttcacaattaatgagaactcttctattccgtggacgtagccaatctgggtgaaccacgtacatcttgtgtttgctttcctatctctatccatttatatacttatccacactaatgaccggagcaatctagcgaagatcacaaaaagcgactgttttcgctacctaggatctatcttgcaagagaacggagaattagatggagatctcaaccatagaatacgagctggatggatgaagtgtaagaatgcatctggcgtgttgtgtgaccgtcgtaggccactgaagctcaagggaaaattttataggacggcaataaggccagcgatgttgtatggcacagaatgttgggcggtgaagcatcaacacgtacacaaaatgggtgtagcggagatgaggatgcttcgtgggatgtgtgggcacacgagaaaggataagattgggaatgaggatatccgaggtaaagtaggagtagccgaaattgtaggaaagatgagagaaaatcggctccggtgatttggacatgtgcaaagaaggccgactgacgctccggttcgaagatgtgactaagggacagaggttcagggccgaaggggtagaggaagacctaggaaaactttggaagagactctaagaaaagacttagagtacttggatctaacggaggacatgacacaaaaccgagcgcaatggcgttctaagattcatatagccgaccccacttagtgggaaaaggctttgttgttgttgttgttgttgttgttgtatcggTTTATGAGAGTTTGATAGGAATTAGTAGAACTTGGGTTTACGTTTGATCTCATAGAAGTAGTAGTCGAATCTGTAGCTATCAGTTTCTTGTTAAGCAATAGTCATTTTCGGTTTTCTGTTTATTGAATTTGAACACCTACGTGTAAAAGCTATCGTCATTTTAATCCCCATTTCTGTGTGTTGATAGTGATCGCCTTCGAATGAGAAATCTTGTTTTATTAACGATAGTTGATGCAAGTACACCTAGTTCAGCTGTGTTTTTTACATTCCATCTCATAGAAGTTCGTTGTTAGACAAGCAGTCTAGTGTAGTAGCTATGGTCTTTAATTTTAATCCCATTTCTGTACTATCTTATTGAGCATGATCACCTTGGGATAAGAAAATGTTGTTTAACTAGAGATAGTGAATACAATTAGACTTTGATTGAATGGATTCGATTGATGTTACATACAGAAAAAAGACTATTCATTGCCATGCTTGTGtcgtttattttgttttgttctagtTTTTAAAACGGATAGCAGTTTTACATAGTGCGTAATGTATATTCTTTTTACTCCAGGGGGGCTGTTGGTACAGGGCCATACAAGTTGTCGCACAAGCTACCGCTAAATGCTACTGAGTATATCTTTCAAGCTCTCAAACCAAGGTGAGTTCTTGTTCTTCCTTTGCTTTTTAATAATGCTGCCATGGCCTTTGTCTCACCCATTTATGTATATGTGTTTCATATGTAAAACAGAAGAGTGATACTTTCATCGGAAGAATTCATGTTCTTGACTCCTCTGAATGCCATAATTTATATGCGTATTGTTGTATGTGTGTTTTCTGGGTGTTCTAATATCTCATATATCTTGGTTCaatattattaagaataacTCTTTTCTCTGGTTGAtataagattttttattttttacttgtgATGAAGAaaccaacaccttctttaagaagagagaagaacatgtgatcacctacaagagtgggtcgtaaaaaacacaaatagattttcttctaatgaggaaaggggatcgtataacttgtaaggattgcaaagttataccaggagagagcgtggctaatcaacatcgcttgttggtgatggatgtacatatcaaaagagtgagacaaaagaacaagacttggaagtgcccaaggactagatggtggaatctaaaagaagaaaaacaagccattttcaaagagaaggtaatcacccaatgtgtgtgggatagagagggggaagctagccaaatgtgggattccatggctagttgtatccgaaaagtagcaaaagaggtattaggagagtccaatggctttgccccacaccaaaaggaatcttggtggtggaatgaggaggtacaaacaaaggtgaaggctaagaaggaatgttgtaaagccttatacaaggagaggaccgatgaaaatggtgaaaggtatagaaaagtgaagcaagaggcgaagaaagctgtcagagaagctaagttagcggcttacgacgatatgtataaacgactagataccaaagaaggagagttggatatctataaactagctagagcaagggaaaagaagacaagggacctaaaccaagtgaggtgcatcaaggatgaggatggaaaggttcttgctacagagaacgcggttaaagacagatgaagaggttattttcataatcttttcaatgaaggacatgaaaggagtgcttctttaggggagttgagtaactcagaagagtgtagaaactactccttttatcgtcgaatccggaaggaagaagtggttgtagctttgaagaagatgaagcatagaaaagcaataggcccagacgatataccaatcgaagtgtggaaagttttgggagagacaggtataacatggctcactgaccttttcaataggattttgaaaacgaggaagatgccaaatgagtggcgaacgagcactttggtgcctatctacaagaataagggcgacgtacaaaattgcatgaactataggggtattaagttaatgagtcatacaatgaagctctgggagagagtcattgagcatagattgaggcaagagacacgggtgtcgaacaaccaattcgggttcatggcagggcgctcaaccatggaggcaatctatctcttacgaagagtgatggaaagatatagagatgggaaaaaggatttacacatggtctttatagatttggaaaaagcgtatgatagggtcccaagagacattctttggaggattttagagaagaaagaagtacgagtagcatatatccaagctataaaggatatgtatgaaggagcaaagactgccgtaagaactcatgaaggacaaaccgaaagctttcccataactgtaggattacatcaaggctcatccttaagtccttacctttttgcgttggtaatggatgagttaacaggacatattcaagatgatattccttggtgtatgcttttcacagacgatatagtgttgatagatgaaactcaggagggggtaaatgcaaagattaacctttggagagaagtgttggaatctaaaggtcttcgcctaagccgatcaaagacagaatatatggagtgcaagtttagtgcaaatggaggccaaaacgagttaggggtgaggatcggagatcaagaaataccaaagagcgaccgttttcgttacctaggatctatcttgcaaaagaacggagaattagatggagatctcaaccatagaatacaagctggatggatgaagtggaagagtgcatctggcgtgttgtgtgaccgccgtatgccattgaagctcaagggaaaattttataggacgacaataaggcaggcgatgctgtatggcacagaatgttgggcggtgaagcatcaacacgtacacaaaatgggtgtagcggagatgaggatgcttcgttggatgtgtgggcacacgagaaaggataagattaggaatgaggatatccggggtaaagtaggagtagccgaaattgaaggaaagatgagagaaaatcggttacggtggtttggacatgtgcaaagaaggcctactgacgctccgattagaagatgcgactatgggacagagggtcagggccgaaggggtagaggaagacctaggaaaactttggaagagactctaagaaaagacttagagtacttggatctaacgaaggacatgacacaggaccgagcacaatggcgttctaagattcatatagccgatcccactcagtgacttggattttccaagtctccaaccgagaagttttcctcactcggaaaattaagggaacactaccccaacctacatgctccactcagaaagcttcaacatacaagcttcaacaaaagaaaattcaaagaacttagcgaagaagactttggtgtatttaacacaatacgttgaaatgaaggaaaacttatttattgatatccccgataagctacaaatatgtacatatacatgagtcaaaataaacaaacaagatggagccttcacaaaggttgcttaggagaagtctcagcagtcggtagagccccagaaagagaaggcatcggagggggatcattcggagcctcagtactggacagaaccctagaaggaggaggcatcagaggttgatcatttggagcttcattacgcggtacagccccagaagacgaaggcaataaatgcctttggaacaaacccacaaatctctgatgatcaagtaaaacctgaccatcagtttccttcatctggtcaagcttcctcttcatgtttgtagcatagtcatgtgcgagccggtgcaattgtttattctcatgcttgagccctctaatctcctgtttgagactcatcacttcggccgccaatgattcaacttggcgggttcgagcaaataggcgttgggccatattagacacagaacctgcacactgaacactgagagccagcgaatccttaacagctaactcatcagaccgtttggaaagtagtctgttatctttgggagtgagaaggttcctggccaccaccgcagcggtcatatcattcttcatcacggaatccccaacggtaagaggaccagtaagggagacgaaggatgggcgccatatgttgtctggagaaggtggggctgcctcttcaacaaggttcaagtcaaaacgacggtcggaggggccagacattttcaaaggtgttgaagagagaagaggtcggacaaatcaagatcttagaagtgcaagaatggagcttctactggtggagattcaagtgtgctttggaacttaatgccagcccctataaaaagctgcactcgacggagcttcagacatcgaagaggcgcctgctcagaaatcgaagaggcgtttgctttctcaaaagctgggctgcttagagaccacgagggttgatctcataaatcgaagaggtgtttgctttctcaaaagttgggctgctcaaagaccacgaaagccgatctcagaaatcgaagaggcgttcgctttctcaaaagctgggctcctcagagaccacgagggccgatctcagaaatcgaagaggcacctacttttccagccttgtcagcacctgtcacacgcacactcagctttgcggaaattatgggtattctgtcgaagacttctggggaagtagaaaacacatgaatcttactgtccaatcacccacttcccacacgcaacaatagctcatgggtaccacagataactttgccaaagttgagcacgtgaagcttgcagctcccactacatcgctctgaccaagaagggtacaagaatagcaaagaaacagcactaacaaagtttagacccataaattttgaaggtctagctaccatattattacccacaagggtaaaggaacagtaccactgctggataattggaaagtccctgtgtgtcaacctctgtgcctcgtggcaaggtagactagcaaacatgcccaacctttactcacattcgagaaaacactcccaataagattgcttgctccaaaatcgaagaggcaccgtcctccgaatctcgagagccagactcccaacatgactactttctcaaaaatcgaagagagggtaaaggaacagtaccattgctggataattggaaagtccctgtgtgtcaacctctgtgcttcgtggcaaggtagactagcaaacatgcccaacctttactcacattcgagaaaacactcccaccaagattgcttgctccaaaatcgaagaggcaccgccctccgaatctcaagagccagactcccaacatgattactttctcaaaaatcgaagagatactgctccccgaatctcgagagccagacccccagcatgattgctttctcaaaaatcgaagaggcatcgttctccgaatcaatcgaagaggcgctcgctttctcaaaagctgggctgctcagagaccacgagggccgatctcagaaatcgaagaggcacctatttttctagccttgtcagcacctgtcacacgcacactcagctttgcggaaattatgggcattctgtcgaagacttctggtgaagtagaaagcacatgaatcttactgttcaatcacccacttcccacacacaacaatagctcatgggtaccacagataactttgccaaagtctctgccaaagttgagcacgtgaagcttgcagctcccactacatcgctctgaccaagaaaggtaaaagaatagcaaagaaacagcactaacaaagtttagacacataaattttgaaggtctagctaccatattattacccacaagggtaaaggaacagtaccactgctggataattggaaagtccctgtgtgtcaacctccgtgcttcgtggcaaggtagactagcaaacatgcccaacctttactcacatccgagaaaacactctcaacaagattgcttactccaaaatcgaagaggcaccgccctccgaatctcgagagccagactcccaacatgattactttctcaaaaatcgaagagacactgctccccgaatctcgagagccagacccccagcatgattgctttctcaaaaatcgaagaagcatcgttctccgaatctcgagagccagataccacataccactttttcaaagtgctctgacagagttaaaacatgtgaagctggcagcttccactaccgtgctatgaccaagcagggtaaaggaatagcactactacttgttgttagggagactcctatatatgtcgacctccatccccaacggacaggcagacctgcaaaaatgctcaacccttcctcatatctgagagggcactcccaacgaagcctttcgaaatattcagctttctttcctcccgataatacctctgcaaacaagctatactagagcaagaatatctcatatcattagggttaaaagcaagagtatcccatatcatgctttttccctgtct
This window contains:
- the LOC103438891 gene encoding uncharacterized protein isoform X2, whose translation is MAVSWKPLLPLIAVSSLLVYEEWVSTPSCKTTPTPNIPEPIPEHHPDDLKVMLVADLLLLGSDSGYFNHLFRDYYLSKFFTKSFHTLKPDMLLVLGDISARGHNLPKTKYVSVIHQFHRVLGPFLGLPLHVVLGDRDIGECDELSAESVSWVSRRLPGLDSAGCGAFEIGNVSFVSLSAVALLCGNNELRFSVEKVVERESMDFQMERERVNEGGDENDRLGKRVYEFGWRENAMSSGSGPVLLLHFPLNRNVNAANNGGSSSILDGRGAVGTGPYKLSHKLPLNATEYIFQALKPRCLHMSDL